TAAAATAATCTTAATTATTAGCTTTAACTTGTTATGAGCATAATTCAAGGACCTTAATTTCttctataattaaatttttattagcttTAATTAACTTGTTATAAGCATaatcttttataaataaaatattttttattaattaatttttttaaattttttaaataaaaaaaatatttgtctaaaagatattttttgaaaatcggACGGAGCatctattataaattattttacaagTAAAATCAAAGACTTTGAAGTTGGAACAACCAAAGAAAACCATAACAATATAGATGATGAAATCGGAAACTTTCAGacacataaaattatttatagccCGTCTTTTCAACCTTGTAAGAACCGTTAAAACGGTTACTGTGAAGCTTCCCAAATTATCAGATTTCAGACTAAATAAAATAACCTTACAGGACGATATCCAATGAACAAATTGACCAAGTAGAATCATAACTTGTCAgaaatttctctttctttcctATCTGTCAAACATGATCAATAATTTACTTAACCGTAATAGACGGTGTTTTAAGTTTACTGTAGAAACCGAACTGCCATTTCCATGATGTTCCATCCATGGAAACAGACAAGGGGAGAGACGAAAATGAAGGGTTGCTCCGCCCAATAATATCaaaccttaattaattaaaaatacaaaattagacCCACACCACCAAATCAATGTTTTAATAATAATCTTATAACATAAAAGTGATTATCAAATTTGGATTTTCTAGTTCAAGCTTCTTCtcatccttcttcctttctacgCTTCTCCTCTTAACTCCCACATTTGAAGTCAAACCTTTGTTATTAACCTCTGCTTCTtcttcaaaatcaaaattttctgCCCTTCTGCCGGAAACACGATTCTTCTGTGATGAACTCCTGCAATGATGCATAGCCATGGTTTGCTCTGATATCATATTGTAAGGATCCGGAAAACAAACCGTTATCAGAGTTTAAATCAACTTAAGATAACTGGAACCCTATTGTACATCCTAATAGGCCTGATATAATCTCAACATGATCTTTACTTAGATTTCAATCTCAAGTATTAGAGAGAACATAGCTAAATCTGGTTCTATACGTTGATTCAAAACAGAAAACTGCAGATGAGAGGTGCTTGAACTAGTGGAGTACAAGAAAATTCATAACCTGCAAAAACAGCTGGTCTGATTATGAGTTTGATGACCAGATGGGGCGAATTCCTTTTAAGATGAGAAGATGATGGGAATCCATAACTGGATTGTAAGAGGTGTTGAGTGTTTTATTGCTTGCCTGCTCATAATTATTCCATTGACTTGTGCAGAAGAAGGTTAGTGCTGTTTTCTCCTAAATTTTGTGTGTAGTCTCATGATTGTTAAATGCAtggagtttttaaatttttcgaCAAATTCTTCATATTTATATCTGATCCGCTTTCATCATGTTTAATCTTTAGTTTTGGTATAATCCTAGAATCTAGATCTCTAAGTTAGTGCAGCATAAATAACGATCTTTTCCTTCTGTAAGTTGCCTGGAGAAATTTCAATTTGTACaaatgatttctaatgcataatttatttaatttttcatgatCTCAGAATCTGCTCTAACTGTTAGAATGATAACCTAAAAGTTTACAGGCATGTCTCTTATAATGGTCAATTCTGGTCAACCATTAATGATATATTTCAAAACCAAACCTTAGTAGCTAATCTGATAGACATTGGAGGATTCTAATCACTAAAGAAACTGGATCTTCTATGAAATAAGTGAAGCAAACAATTGATCAGAAATCAAGCTGCATATTTCAAGCTTTACTAGCATGAACATAAATAAAGTATGTGATTGCTGCAATAAAATGACATTGTTCTGAGTTACAAGTACCACATACAAAAGTCCGGCagaatatttattaatactGCCCTGGAAAAGCATAATCTTAACCCCAAAAGTATCTGAATTTCATGCAGGTTTGAACATCAAATGCTGTGCTGCATCAAATTCTACAGATATAAGAAAATTAACCTGGATATCAGATTATGGATGGTTCCCAGATGATGCAAGTTGCCAGCCTATAACCCGAGCAGAAGCAAACTTCACAGGTTATGATGTTCGgtttttcaaaattgattcaGGGAAGAGATGCTACAAATTACCAACAAATAAAGATCAAGACTATCTAATAAGGGGAACATTTCTTTATGGAGATTCAGTGGGATCTTTGGACTCCTTTGACGTTTTGATCGGTGTGACAAAAATAAGCAGAGTGAACACGTCTGAGGATTTGAAGGTGGAGGGCATTTTTAGAGCTAAAGATCAGCATACAGATTTTTGCTTAGTGCATGACAAAGGATACCCATACATTTCACAGCTTGAACTCAAGCCCCTGGAAGATTCAGAGTATTTAAACGTACTGGGAAAGGCACCTAACATTTTGAAATTGGTTAGCAGAAATGATGTAGGAAATTCAGGAGAGGATATCAGGTATGTCACTTCTATCTTAGCAAGGGGAAAAAAAGATTGTCTGCTCAAATGGAAAAGAATAGAAGTTTTGAAACATTAGAATTTAGTTTTTTCAACAAATGTAATATTGCACTTGTTAAGACTCACTAAATAAGCTTGTTTATTACTAattgtacatcattatcataatttttaCATCAGTAATGTAAGATACCAATTTAAATATTAGCAATAAATAAGCGTAACAATGAGTCCTAACAAACACAATGTAGCACTCATTAGAAATATATGAAGGCCCTGAAAGTGAAGCATGTCTCCTAAAACACAACTATCACATTTAAAAACAAATTGAAGCAAGAGAGCCTATGAAAGAACACAAATGACCAGAGCGCTTTCTTTTTAAAAGATTCAGATAATAGTCTTAGCAGAAGTATATTTAACTAAATGACACCATCATGCCCCTAGCACTAGCTATTGGACAAAGGGATTGAACAAGAATGCtacataaaaaagaaagaaaagaaataataatgataacGATAATAATAAAACAAGGAAATTAGAAAACTTTACCTAGTAAGATTACAATGAAAAGGTTGAATTTTATACCTCCAACCATACAACTTTCACCCATGACCCTTCTTAAACTTCTTTAACCCAAGTCGACACAAAATCTTAAAAGTACCTTAAACAAAATCATGACCTTTTCGCATCAAATTAAAGAAACTGTATACATATACTGTAGGAATCTTTTATTCTCATCACGTAcagcaaaagaaaaagaaaatgcatATAGTAACATTATAATAAATACATATTCGTGAGTTTTGAAATCATATTACTTATGTTTTATACTTTCCCATCTCAGGTACCCAGATGACCCTTTTGATAGAATTTGGGACACAGACAGCAAACTAGTTAAGCCATCACCAGACTTAACACTAGCGAGATCCTACATCCATAATGCTAGCACAACAGTGCCTATTAGAGTTCTCCAAACTGCACTAACACATCCAGACAGACTGGAGTTCCTACACAGCAGCCTTGATGCAGAATATCACAACTACACCCTGTTCCTCTACTTTTTTGAGCTTAACTCCACTATAAAACCTCAACAAAGGGTGTTTAAAATCTACATTAACAATGAGATTCATCAGGACGAATTTGACATACAGGCCAACGGATCATATTATAATGAAGTTGCACTGAATGTCACAGCAAAAGAAGCACTAAACTTGACGCTGGTCAAGGTCTCAAATAGGTCTGTGTTTGGACCTATTTTAAATGCTTATGAGATCTTACAAATGTACTCATGGATTCAAGGAACTAACCAGCAAGATGGTAAGATCAACAGTTGCAATATGCTAAACTCAAATTTGAGTTCATTTATACATTGACAAATGGTACACTTGAGTCAGTATGCCATGCCTTCTGTTACTTAAATTGCGTGTCTTTTCAGTGGACACAATAGAGATGGCGAGATATGAACTGCTTCAGCATAACAAAGAAAATCAAGTGTTGCAAAGTTGGTCAGGAGACCCATGTCATCCTCTTCCTTGGAAAGGTCTAACATGCCAAAGCATGAACGGGGACCCAGTGATCACCAGGCTGTAAGTTCCTCTGTTCTCTGAGAAACTAGAAATTATTATGGTTCTTTCTCAGATGAGATTCTACATATTCATGTTAAAACATAACAGGGTACTATTCAAAAAAACACCTTTTGGTTTTAGGGGCACAAAATTTCTTTGGTCATACTATTACCATGAGTTTTCAATTATCGTTGTTTTAGTATCATTGTATAATATCATTAAACTTACGTCTGAAAATGATATCCCTATGGTTTAAAATTATCTATTAGATGAATCAAATTATTTCTAATGACATGTGTAGTGTCTTAAAAGACATCCTCATTTATGACAAATGAATACCATGTCCGTATGATTTTAACATAGAATAACATGATGTAATAAGGGTGAAAAAAATCCATCCCTTCTTGTTGGGCACTTTCTGAAACTGTTCCAATCAagttttctcttcattttttaATCTACAGTTATATTCTAATTTGTCATGCTTTCCAGGGATATTTCCTCAAGTCGTCTTCGTGGGCCGCTTCCAGCTAATATTACTAGGCTGAACAACCTAATGCAATTGTAAGACTTATGCTGCTACTATTTACTAACATTCTTATACTGGTGTTTTTCTTGGTAGTAACTATAGTTTCTCGTCTGTGTTTGGTATATAGGAATGTTACCCACAATAAATTTACTGCCAGGATACCAGAATTCCCATCATCCTCCAAGTTAACATCAGTGTAATTGTccatttctttcttctttaGCAATTGGATTTATAGCTTTCTATTGACATCATAGTCTCTGCAAGTTATGAGGAATATAAGAACTAAGGGTTGCAAACTCTACTTGCTTTAACGTTATGGAATACTAAAttgtcttctttttctttcttcatgcTTGAATGAACATGTACATGATAATTTCTAGGTGTTTAGCACGAAGTTTTTTAATGTTGCATAGATCATATTCCCTCCATCCCATAAATATATGCTCACTTTCTTTTTTCGTTTGTCCCAAATTACATGCCACTTTCTCTCTTGAAATGATAGTTTATTTATTTGGtaccaataaaatatttaattaagtgctaaaaaattaaaattcattagttgTAAGAATAATTTAGCAATACAAGTCCTATCATGGAATGATATGAGTGGAGGGTAtattagaaaaagaaataaacaaaatttattgatttaattaattgactaggaaaaattactattattctCTATGCTATAGAGACTCATTAGTTAGTCtcttgattttgaaaaatatattaaacatacctactattttaaaaaaatatactgaTTAGTACCTCCAATTTTAACCGTTAAGTGTTGTAGAAAAGTCTAAAATGCTCTCAATATAGAGAGAGTAATTTGTATACATTTTTACAAAACTAAAGTTCaaccaataaatttttttatagtatagGGATTAAGTAGTAAAATTTAAACGGTTAAAACTAACGaaaaaactaattagtagattttttaatacATCAAGGAcggttttaatgtattttcaaaattaagaaaCTCACTAATGAATTTCCCTACAatataaggactaaatagtaaatttccctattaattatattttcttaaaccATATGAATATTAGAAGTGTCCCTATCTTTATAGGGCAGAGGAACATTAATTATAATGACACATGCCATTGTCTGATGCACAATCAATTTATCAGGGATTTGAGCCACAATGAACTGGTTGGCTTTCTTCCAAACTCTTTGACCTCGCTTCCAAATTTGACAACATTGTAAGTTGCTagtaattttagttttttaagttaaaagatAATGTCTATCTAAGTGGAGCTACCTCCACAATTTGTTGTTGAATGTTTAATTCACTACTGATATCCTTGCTCCCCCAGATACTATGGCTGCAATAATTTAAGCAAAGGAACTCCAAGTTTTAACAACTCAAGACTTGCTACAGAGTATGAAATTGATAATTTA
This genomic interval from Manihot esculenta cultivar AM560-2 chromosome 12, M.esculenta_v8, whole genome shotgun sequence contains the following:
- the LOC110627447 gene encoding nodulation receptor kinase, which gives rise to MMGIHNWIVRGVECFIACLLIIIPLTCAEEGLNIKCCAASNSTDIRKLTWISDYGWFPDDASCQPITRAEANFTGYDVRFFKIDSGKRCYKLPTNKDQDYLIRGTFLYGDSVGSLDSFDVLIGVTKISRVNTSEDLKVEGIFRAKDQHTDFCLVHDKGYPYISQLELKPLEDSEYLNVLGKAPNILKLVSRNDVGNSGEDIRYPDDPFDRIWDTDSKLVKPSPDLTLARSYIHNASTTVPIRVLQTALTHPDRLEFLHSSLDAEYHNYTLFLYFFELNSTIKPQQRVFKIYINNEIHQDEFDIQANGSYYNEVALNVTAKEALNLTLVKVSNRSVFGPILNAYEILQMYSWIQGTNQQDVDTIEMARYELLQHNKENQVLQSWSGDPCHPLPWKGLTCQSMNGDPVITRLDISSSRLRGPLPANITRLNNLMQLNVTHNKFTARIPEFPSSSKLTSVDLSHNELVGFLPNSLTSLPNLTTLYYGCNNLSKGTPSFNNSRLATDYGVCVNVTQSSTRNIQGILIGTVACGSFLLALGVALVCIYRQKFIAQRNFDGKRHPMTKNAIFSLPSSDDVTFKSITIQMFTLEYIENATHKYKTLIGEGGFGSVYRGTLSDGQEVAVKVRSSTSTQGTREFENELNLLSSIRHENLVPLLGYCCENDQQILVYPFMSNGSLQDRLYGEAAKRKTLDWPTRLSIALGAARGLTHLHTFAGRCVIHRDVKSSNILLDQSMNAKVADFGFSKYAPQEGDSGASLEVRGTAGYLDPEYYSTQHLSAKSDVFSFGVVLLEIVSGREPLNIHRPRNEWSLVEWAKPYIRESKIDEIVDPSIKGVYHAEAMWRVVEAALACIEPFSAYRPCMADIVRELEDALIIENNASEYMKSIDSIGGYSLGGSNRFSIVIDKKNVIPPTPTPTEPSPINAQAMAPPEPR